The nucleotide window TTGCCGCCCCAGTCGCCGCCGTGGGCGGCGAACTCGCGGTAGCCGAGCCTGTCCATCAGTTCGACCCAGGCGGCCGCGGTCTTTTCGGTGCCCCACCCGGTGGTGGCGGGTTTGTCGCTGTACCCGAAGCCGGGCAGCGAGGGAGCCACGACGTGGAACGCCGGCGCGGCGGCGTCATCGGGGTCGGCCAGTTCGTCGACGACGTCGACGAACTCGGCGACGCTGCCCGGCCAGCCGTGCGTCAGGAGCAGGGGAGTGGCGTCCGGACGCGGGGACCGGCGGTGCAGGAAGTGGATGCCCAGGCCGTCGACGGTCGTGCGGAACTGGCCGATCTCTTCGAGGCGGTCTTCGAACGAGCGCCAGTCGTATCCGGTGCGCCAGTAGGCCACGACGTCGGCGAGGTCGGCGAGCGGCACGCCCTGCTCCCACCGGCGCTGCGTCGTCTCGGCTTCCGGCAGCCGCGCGGCGGCCAGCCGGGCGCGCAGATCGTCGAGTTCGGCTTCGGGCGCGCGGGCTTCGAACGGGTGCACCTCGCTGGTGAGACGGGACATGAGACCTCCAGACATCGCGAACCGGCTAAGGCGGTTCAGAACCGGCTAAGCTGGTTCTAACACGACGCTGTGTCGGTCTGCAACCGGCTAAGGTGGTTCCATGCGTGCTGAGTTTCCCGAATTCCGCCTCGGTAGCGTGCTGGCGACCAGCTTCACGGCGACGCTGACGGAGCGTCAGGGCGACTCGGTGGAGCGCATCCCCACGCCGGAGCGGCTCGTCGACTGGCTGGCGGTGAGCGGTCTCGCCGTGGACTCCTGCACTCCCGCGCAGCACGACCTCGCCCGGGAGCTGCGGGAGTCGATCCACGCCGTCGCGACGGCGGCCGCGGCCGGCGACCCGCTCCCGGCGGCCGCGGTGCGGGTCGTCAACGACCGGAGCGGCCGGGGCCGGGCCGCGGCCGTCCTGACGCCCGAGGGCAAGCGGCAATGGCGGATCGGCGGCGTGGAAGATGCCCTCGGCGTGATCGCCGCCGACGCGATCGAGATCGTCGCCGGCGAACGCGACGGGAAGCTGGCCTTGTGCGCCTCGCCGACCTGCCGGGCCGCGTTCTTCGACACGAGCCAGAGCCGCAGCCGCCGGTGGTGCGAAATGAACACGTGCGGCAACCGCCAGAAGAAGGCGCGGTTCAACGCCAAAAAAGCCTGATCGGCGGGCCGGGGGTCGCCCGGCCCGCTTCGGTTCAGTCCAACGGCAGGTTCAGGAGGGCGTTCTCGATCAGCTCCGGCATCGCCGGGTGGATCCAGTACTGGCCGCGCGCCATGCTCCGCGCGTCGAGGCCGAAGCTCATCGCCTGGATGAGCGGCTGGATCACCGACGACGCCTGCGGGCCGATGATGTGCGCGCCGAGCAGCTGCCCGGTCGCCGGGTCGGCCAGGAGCTTCGCGAAGCCCGTGGTGTCCTCCATCGCCCAGCCGTAGGCGATCCCGGCGTAGTCCTGCTTCGAGACCACATAGGACACGCCGAGCTCGCGGGCCTTCTGCTCGGTGAGCCCGACCGAGGCCACCTGCGGGTGGGTGAAGACCGCGTGCGGCACGAACCGGTGGTCGGCGGTGATCCGCTCGTCCGGGTGCAGCAGGTTGTGCTGCACCACGCGGGCTTCGTGGTTCGCGACGTGCTTGAGCTCGTGCGGCGAAGACAGGTCGCCGAGGGCGTAGATGCCGTCCACCGCGGTCTGCTGGTAGTCGTCGACCACGACGTGCCCACTGTCCATTGTGGTCACGCCGGTGGCGGCGACGTCGAGGAGGTCGGAGTTCGGCTTGCGGCCGGTGGCGATGAGCAGCACGTCGCCCTCGACGGTCTCGGCGCCCTGCGGGCCCTCGAGGTCCAGCGCGACGCCGCCCTCGGTCCTGCGCGCCCGCACGGTCTTGCGGTCGAGGCGGACGTCGAACCGCTCGGCGGCCAGCTCGGTGAAGCGGGCGCTGACGTCCTCGTCCTCCGAGCGCAGCAGCCGCCCGGAGCGGTTGACCAGCGTGACCTGCACGCCGAACGACGCGAAGACGTGCGCGAACTCGGCCGCGATGTACCCGCCGCCCAGGATGACGATGCGCTCGGGCAACTCGTCGAGGCGCATCACCGTGTCGGAGGTGTGGTAATCGACGGTGTCCAGGCCAGGGATCTCGGGGATGACCGGTCGCCCACCCGCCGCGAGCACGAACCTGTCGGCGGTCAGCACCTCGTCGGGGCGCCCGTCGGCGAAACTGACGCGCAGCTCCTTGTGCCCGGTGAAGCGGCCGCTGCCCTCGTAGACGTCGACGTTCGCGTTGTCCTCGTGGCTGCGCCGGTACTCCGCGCCGCCCTCGGCGATCGGGTCGATCCGGCCGAAGATGCGGTCGCGGATGTCGCGCCAGCGCACGCCCTTCAGCTCTTCGTCGACGCCGTACTTCGAGCTGTGCGAAGGCGTGTACGCGACGTCAGCGGCGTACACGAACATCTTCGTCGGGATGCAGCCCACGTTGAGGCAGGTGCCGCCGAAGGTGCCCTTCTCGACGATCGCCGTCTTCTTGCCGGCGAAGCCCGGGCCGAGGATCGAGTTCCCCGATCCCGTCCCGACGATCACCAGGTCGTAGTGGGGCACTGCATCCTCCGCGGGTCCGGTTCCGGTCGTTCCACCCTAGCCAACCGTGTCGCACAGGTGGGTGTTCCCCGTTGTGCTTAACGTCGTATTACGTGGTCAGTGGCCGGTCGCGGTGAAGTGCATCCGGTCGACCGGGCCGCGCCAGTTCCCGCCCCAGCTCCACCCGATCGCCGCGAACGCGCGCACGGTGGCGTCACCGGCCAGGACCATGCCGGGCCGCTTGCGCGCGCGGTCGACGTACGCCGAGGCCAGCTCGGGCAGCACGAGGTCGCCCTGGGTGTAGGGGTTGCAGAACGGGTTGACGTCGACGGCGAGCCCGAAGGCGTGCGCCGACCAGGTCGTCTGCCCGCGCGCCGGGCGGCAGACGAACGCGCTGGTCGAGTTGCCGTCGCCGGTCGGTGGAGCGGTGAGCTCGCCAGCGCTGGTCACGCGCATTTCCTCGAGCGGGAAATGCGCGGCGAAGAGCTGTCCGAAGACCTGCGTGATCGCGGCCGCGCCACGGGCGTTCACCAGCATTTCGCCGGTGTGCGCGCGGCCGTCGAAGCCCCAGAAGGACATCGTCAGGTAGCGGAGGTCGCCGGGTTTCACCGGACAGGCGGGCTGCCAGGTACTGCGCGCGAGGACGTCGGCGGGCACTGCGGTGTTTGTCGAAGCGTACCGCCCGCCCGCAGGCGGCGGGAGGACGTCTTTTGTCGGAAGTGCCCGATTCACCAGTTCGGGTGGTGTCGGCTCGATCTCGCCGAAGCCGTCGGGACGGCGGGGGAGCGGCCGGGCACCCACCTGCCAGGTGACGGCGAGGGCGCTCGGCGACGGTGGCGGCGCGGTCGTGGTGCCTGCCGCGATCGTTGTCGATGTCGGGGCTGACGTCGGCGTCGACCTCGGGGCCGACGGCACGGGCGGGGGCGGCTCCGCCGAGCACGCCGCCAGCGCGAGAGCGAGGGCCGCCCACCACGCCGCCGTCGCTCTCCGTCGCATCCGGCCAGCTTGGCAGAGGCGGCGGGTGAGCGCGGAGTCCACCCGTTCCAGTGACACCGTTTTGGGCCCCCTCGGATTAGGGTAATGAGCGCACGTCGTTCACGCACCGGAGTTGTCCGGGTGCCGAGTGCTCTGCCCTGTGCTGTGCCGAAGAGGGGAAGACCCATGTCCGTGAAGTCCCGCCGTTCCCTGCTGTTCGCAAGCGGCGCGCTCCTCGCGGTCGCCGCGATCGCCGTCCCGGTCGTGGTGGGCACGGCGGCGGCCGATTCCGGCGCGGCAGGCTCCGGCACCCAGGCGCGGATCGTCGGCGGCGAACGGGCTTCCCTGTCCGACCACCCGTACGCGGTGTACCTGACCGACGCGGGCGGCAACCAGTTCTGCGGCGCGGTGATCGTCAGCTCCACGTCGGTCGCCACGGCCGCGCACTGCGCCAAGGCGGTGGCGAAGCAGGACATCCGGGTGGTGGCCGGCCGCGAGGACAAGCGCACTGCCGAAGGCCAGGCCCTCGGTGTCTCGAAGGTCTGGGTCGCCCCGGGCTACACCGACCCGACGCAGGGCGGCGACATCGCCGTGCTCACCGTCCGCGGCCAGTTCGACTACCGGCCCGCGAAGCTGCCCGACGCCAACGACGCGCGGCTGTACGACAAGGGCACCCAGGCGACCGTGCTCGGCTGGGGCCGCATCGCCGACGGCGGCCCCCGCTCCGACTACCTGCGCAGCGCCCAGGTCCCGGTGGTCTCGGACAGCGAATGCCGCGCCGACTACAACGTCTACGACCAGCGGACCATGGTGTGCGCGGGCTACGCCGAAGGCGGCGTCGACGCCTGCCAGGGCGACTCCGGCGGCCCGCTCGTGGTCGGCGACACGCTGATCGGCATCGTCTCCTTCGGCGACGGCTGCGCGAAGGCGAACCGGCCCGGCGTCTACACGCGCGTCTCGGAGTACGCCGACGAGGTCGAGGCCCAGGCCAGGCCCCGCCTCCTCGGCTGAGCGTGCTAAGCAGGGGTATGCCGACCCTGCACGACGCCACCGGTCCCGAGCTGACCGCCGCCCAGCTGCACGACATCCTCCGCCTGCGCGTCGACGTGTTCGTCGTGGAGCAGAAGGCCGCGTACCCGGAGCTCGACGGCCGTGACCTGCTCCCGGACACCCGCCACCTGTGGTTCGAGGAAGCCGACGCGGTGCTGGCGTACCTGCGCGTGCTGCTCGATCCGGGCGGGATCCGCCGCATCGGCCGCGTGGTGACGGCCGCCCCCGCCCGCGGAGCCGGCCTGGCGGCCCGGTTGATGGAGGCGGCCCTGACGGTCCCGGGCGAGTACGTTCTCGACGCCCAGACCTACGTCCAGGGCTTCTACGCCCGCTACGGTTTCGTCGCGGAAGGCGCGGAGTACATGGACGACGACGGAATCCCGCACATCAGGATGCGCCGCCGCCCGTGAAGCCCGCCGATCACGCGAGGGCGCCCCGCGGCGCCGTCGCGGTGATCACCTTCACCGCGCGGTCCACATCGGCTTCCGTCAGGTCGGCCCGTGCCGTCAGCCGCAGCCGCGAGATGCCGTCCGGCACCGACGGCGGGCGGAAGCACCCGACGCGGATGCCCTGTTCCGCACACGCCGCGGCCCACGCCACGGCCGTCTCCGCGGACGGCGCCTGAACCGAGATCACCGCGGCGTCCGGCACGCTCGCCTTCAGCCCGGCCGCCTTCAGCGACATCGCCAGGTTGCCCGCGTTCTCGATCACCTTCTCCGCCAGCCCCGGCTCGTCCTTCAGCGCGTGCAACGCCGCCAACGCGGCCGCCGCGCTCGCGGGCGCCAACGCGGTGTCGAAGATGAAGCTCCGCGCCGTGTCCACGAGGTGCTTGATCACCCGCCGCGGCCCCACCACCGCGCCGCCCTGGGCGCCGAGGGACTTCGACAGCGTCAACGTCGTGACGACGTCGGGCGCGCCCGACAGCCCGGCCGCGTGGACCGCCCCGCGGCCACCCTCGCCCAGGACGCCGAAGCCGTGGGCGTCGTCCACGAGCAGCGCCGCGCCGTGCTCACGGCAGATCCCGGCGAGCTCGCCGAGCGGGGCCAGGTCACCGTCGACCGAGAACACCGAATCGGTCACCACCAGCGCCCGCGGCTTGCGCCGGGTCGAGAGCGCGTGCTTGATCGCCGACGGCGTCGAGTGCGCCACCGCGGCGACGTCGGCCCGCGACAGCCGGCAGCCCTCGATCAGGGACGCGTGGATGTACTTGTCGGTGACGATCGCGGACTCGGAGCCGGACAATGCCGTCACGGCGCCGAGGTTCGCGGCGAACCCGGAGGAGAACACGAGCGCCGCCTGCGCGCCGCAGAACCGGGCGAGCTCCAGTTCCAGCTCGGTGTGCAGCTCGGTCGATCCGGTGACCAGCCGGGACCCGGTCGCCCCGGCGCCCCAGCGCAGCGCGGCGGCCGCGGCGGCCCCGGCGACGCGCTTGTCGCGGGCCAGCCCGAGGTAGTCGTTGCCGGCCAGGTCCAGTTCGTCGGCCTGCGCGGGACGCGGCCGCAGCTGCCGCACGAGTCCGGCGTTCGCCCGCTTCTCCGCCTCGGCGTCGAGCCAGTCGAAAACCTCGTCGGGCGGGGGCGTCGGCGGCGTAGTCACGTCCCGCAGTCTCCCATCCGGCCCTCGAAGCTCCGCCAAGCGGGCCTGGAAACGCCGGAAGCCCCGGACCACGCGGTCCGGGGCTTCCGAAGGGAACGATCAGCTGTCGTAGCCGCGACGCGGGCCACGGCTCGGGCGGCCGTAGCCACCGCCGTTGCCCGAGCGGGGCTGACGGGCGCGGCCGCCGAAGCCGCCGGGACGGCCTTCGCGGTCGCCGCCGCGGTAACCACCGCGGTCGCCGCCACGCTCGCCGCCGCGGTCACGGTCGCCGTGGCTGCCGCGGTGGGAACCGCCGCGCTCGCCACCCCGGCCGCCGCCGAAGCCGCGGTCACCGCGGAAGCCGCCGCCGCGACGCGGGTTCTCGCGCCGCCGCTCGACGACCGGCTCGCCGCTGGGCTCCTGGGCACCGGTGATGCGGGACAGCTCGGCGTCGCCCGGGCGGACCGTCGTCGACTCCGCACGCACACCGGCGCGGTCGGTCAGCCGGCGGACCATCCGGCGCTGGTCGTGCGTCGCCAGCGTGACGACGACACCCGACGCCCCGGCGCGCGCGGTGCGGCCGGCGCGGTGCAGGTAGTCCTTGTGGTCGGCCGCCGGGTCGACGTGCAGCACCAGGGAAATGTCGTCGACGTGGATGCCGCGCGCGGCGACGTCCGTGGCGACCAGCACCGGGGTGAGGCCGTCCTTGAAGTCGGCGAGGACGCGGTTGCGCTGCCCCTGGGTCTTGCCGCCGTGCAGCGCCGCCGCGTGCACACCCTGCTCGCGCAGCCGCTCGGTGAGCCGGTCGACGTGGTGCTTGGTGCGCACGAACATGATCGTGCGGCCATCGCGGGCGCCGATCTGCGTGATGACGTCCTGCTTGTCCTGGTGCGAGACCTGGAGCACGTGGTGGTCCATGGTCGTGACGCTCGCGGTCGACGGCGCGACCGAGTGCGTGACCGGGTCGGTCAGGTACTGCTTGACCAGGCGGTTGACGTCACCGTCGAGGGTCGCGGAGAACAGCAGCCGCTGCCCGCCCGGCGGGGTCAGGTCGAGGATCTCGCGGACCTGCGGCATGAAGCCCATGTCCGCCATCTGGTCGGCCTCGTCGAGGGCGATGAAGTTGCAGTCGCCCAGGTGCGCGGTGCCCTGTCGGACGTGGTCCGACAGCCGGCCCGGCGTGGCGATCAGCAGGTCGACGCCGCGGGACAGGGCGTCCGCCTGGCGGGCGAAGGCCATGCCGCCGACGGCCGTGCGGCACCACAGGCCGAGCGACTTGGCCAGCGGGGTCAGCGAGTCGGCGACCTGCATGGCCAGCTCGCGGGTCGGGACCAGGATCAGCGCGCGGGGGCGCTTCGGGCGGGCCTTGCCGCCGTCGAGCCGGGCCAGCATGGCCAGGCCGAAGGCGAGGGTCTTGCCGGAGCCGGTCTGGGCGCGGCCCAGCACGTCGCGGCCGGCCAGCGCGTCCGGGATGGTCGCGGACTGGATCGGGAAGGGCTGGTTGATGCCCGCCTCGGCCAGCGCGCGGAGCAGCGGCTCCGGCAGGCCCAGCTGGGCGAAGGTCTTGGTGGCCACGGTCTCGACGGCGTCGTCGCGCAGCATGTCGCCGCCCGCAGGCCGCTGGCGCGGCTTGTGGTCGGGACGGCCCGCGCGGGCGGACGTCGAGGAGTGGCCGGAGTTGAACGTGACTGTCACAAATGCCTCTCGGACGTGGTTCGTCGCAAGGGAGGCCCGGGCTGCCCGCGCGCAGGCAGGGCAAGATGGTGTGCGATGGGCGTTCACAGGGACGGACCCGGCACACCGTGTCATCGCTTGCCGACACTGCGCGCCGCTTGGGTTACGGATCACCGCGAGCCATTCGGTGGCTCTGGAGGCGACGGACACCAACTCATCCACGCCGCCGGTTGCGGTCTGTGCTCACTGTACCCGAGCCGGAGCTGGGACTACGCATCGAGGTCGCCGGTTGTGGGCGGCGTCGCAGGCGTGTTCCACACCACACCCGCGACGCCGCCCCGGTGTCAGCCCAACCCGGCCGCGGAAACCAGCTCCGCCAGCAGTTCTCCGGTGTTCGTGACGTGCTCGCCGAGGCCGCGGCCGTGGAACCAGCCGGCCAGGTTGCGCACGTCCCGCGCCAGGAACTCGGCGCCGCCGGGGTTGGCGACGACGTCGACGACCTGGGGCAGGTCGATCACCATCAGCCTGCCCCGGTGCACGAGCAGGTTGTACGCCGAGAGGTCGCCGTGCGCGAGCCCCTCGGCGGCGAGCAGCTCGAGCGCCGCGGTGGCCTGGAACCACAGGTCCTTCAGCTCGTCCGGGTCCGGGCGGAGCTGGGCCAGCCGGGGTGCCGCGGTGCCGTCGTCGTCGCCGAGGAACTCGAGCAGCAGTTCCGTTCCCTCGCGCTGCACCGGGTAGGGCACCGGCGCGCCGAGCGTCCACAGGCGACTCAGCGCGGCGAACTCGGCGACCGCCCACTGCTCGGCGATGAGGTTGCGGCCGAACGCGCTGCGCTGCGCCATCGCCCGCATCTCGCGGGAACGGCGCATCCGCCGTCCTTCGAGGTAGCCCGCGTCGCGGTGGAACAGCTTGTGTTCGTCACTGCGGTAGCGCTTCGCGGCAAGCAGCGTGCCCGGCGTGCCGGGCAGTCCCCGCCGCAGGAGGTGGACGTCGGCCTCCTTGCCGGTCTTGAGAACGCCGAGGTCGGTGTCGACCGCGGCGAGTTCGGTGACGACCCAGTCCGGCCGCGGTGACGGACCGTGTTCGGCGTCATCCCAGGTGGACCAACGGTCGGCACCATCGGGTAACTGGTTTTCGGTGTAGGCGTCGTCGCGCAGCTTCGCGAGGCGGACGCGTTCGGCCTCGGTCAGCCGTCCGCTGCGGGTGGGTTCGGGTTCGTCGAACCGGCCGCGCCGCGGGCTCTTCCGGCGGCGGGTTGGCTGCTCGTCGAACAGGTCGAAATCTTCGAAGTCGTGCTGGCGCACTGGTGGGTTTCTCCTTGGTCAGGGATGCCCCACCGGGCGCGTGATCAGCCTCGGGGGGCGGGTGGGTGAGGGCGCGAAAGGGCCCGGACAGTCATCACGACAGGCACCTCCCGTTCTCACCACACCGGCTCCCTGCCGGCTGCGCCCAGGATGCCGGACCGGTCACGCTCCGCGCAACCGAATAGCGCGAACGGTCCGTTCGTGACGTTTCCTTGAATTCGCTCCCGCGCCGCGGTCACGATGAACGGGCAGGCCGAAACCCAAGGAAGGCGGCAGATGGACAGCTACGACGTGGTGATCGTCGGCGGCGGGCACAACGGCCTGGTGGCGGCCGCGTACCTGGCGCAGGCGGGCCGGTCGGTGCTCGTGCTCGAACGACGGGAAGAGACCGGTGGCGCCGCCGTCTCGTTCCGCGCGTTCGAGGGCGTGGACGTCCGGCTTTCTCGCTACTCGTACCTGGTCAGCCTGCTGCCGAAGAAGATCGTGGCCGATCTCGGCCTCGACGTGGAGCTGCGACGGCGCCGGATGTCGTCCTACACCCCGTCGGGCGGTTCCGGTCTCCTGGTCGACACGGGCGACGACGGCCGGACGTCGGCGTCGTTCCGTGCGGTCACCGGGTCCACTTCGGACTTCTCGGCCTGGCAGCGGTTCTACGAGCTGACCGAGCGCGTCGCCGGGCGCGCGTTCGGGACGCTCACCGAGCCGCTCCTGTCCGAAGTGGACTTCCGCGAGCGTGTCGGCGACGCCGAGGCGTGGTCCCTGCTGTTCGAACGGCCGATCGGCGAAACGCTCACGTCGTGGTTCGGCCACGACACGGTGCGCGGCGTGGTGCTCACCGACGCGCTGATCGGCACGTTCGCCCCGGCGGACAGTGCGGACCTGCGGCAGAACCGTTGCCTGCTCTACCACGTCATCGGCAACGGCACCGGCGACTGGGACGTCCCGGTCGGCGGCATGGGCGCGGTCACCCGTTCGCTCGCGGCGGTGGCGACCGCGGCGGGCGCGCGCCTGGAGACCGGTACCGAGGTGCTCGCGATCGACCCGGACGGCGAGGTGCGGTGTCGGCGCGCCGACACCGAGTTCGCCGTCCGGGGCGGGCACGTCCTGGCGAACGTCGCGCCGGCGACGCTCGCGCGCCTGCTGGGCGAAGATCCGGCCGAACGCCCGGAAGGCGCACAACTGAAGGTGAACATGGTCCTCACGCGGCTGCCGAGGCTGCGTGACCCGGACGTCGATCCGGCCGACGCGTTCGGGGGCACCTTCCACGTCAACGAGAGCTACACGCAGCTCGACACGGCGTACCGCGAGGCGGCGGCGGGGCGGATCCCCTCGCTGCCGCCCTGCGAGATCTACTGCCATTCGTTGACGGATCCGTCGATCCTCGGCCCGGCCGAACGCGCGGCCGGCACGCACACGCTCACCCTGTTCGGCCTGCACATGCCGGCACGCCTCTTCGAGGGGCGCAACGAAGAGGCACGCGAAGCGGCGTTGCGCGCGACGCTCGCTTCGCTGAACAGCGTGCTGGCCGAGCCGATCGAGGACTGCCTGCGCACCACGCCGGACGGAAAACCCTGTGTGGAAGCCAAAACCCCGCTGGACCTGGAAGCCGAGCTGGGTCTGCCGGCGGGGCACATCTTCCACCGGGACCTGTCCTGGCCGTTCGCCGAGGACCCGGCCCGGGCCGGGTCCTGGGGCGTGGAAACACCGCACGAGCGCATCCTGCTCTGTGGTGCGGGAGCCGCGAGAGGAGGTGGTGTCAGCGGCATCCCGGGCCACAACGCGGCGATGGCGGTGCTGGGTGTCCGGCCGGGCTGATCGGATGCACCCCTGATTCGATGCCACCCGTTCGCGGGTCAGGGGTGTTTCCGGAACCCGGCCGAACGGCAGTCAGCCGTGCTCCGCGCACAGGCACGCGACGCCCGGTTCGATCCATTCCCGGCCGGCCCATTCCGGGTGGCGCTCGACGAGCAGCGCCCGGACCTCGGCGGCGACCTCGTCCACGCCCATCGCCGAGTCACGCCGTCGCCAGGTCTCGTCACGCAGTTCCCGCAGGTAGTCGCGGACGTCGGTGAGCACCGCCCCGCCGCCGACCGTTCCGTGCCCGGGGACGACCACCCGCGGTCCGGTCGCCACCAGCCGGTCCAGCACCGCGAGCCAGCCCACACCCGAAACGTCCGTGTCGTGCGGCGGGAACCACGGGAAGATGGCGAACTGCCCGGTCTCGGCCAGGTCGCCGGTGAACAGCACGCCGGCGTCCGGCACCTCGACGACCTGGTCACCGGCGGTGTGCCCCCGGCCGGTGGGCCGCAGCCGGACGGTCCGGCCACCCAGGTCGAGGTCCCGCGAGCCGTCGTAGACGACGTCGGGTGCCGGCAGGCGGACGCCGTCGAGCCGGCGGGCAATCGTTTCGCCCAGGCCGCGGAACATCTCCAGGTAGCCCGGGCCCTTGGTGGCGAGGTCCGCCGCCTGCGCCCGGTTGACGAGGTAGGTGGCCTCGCCGGCGAACACCTGCGCGCCGAAGGCGTGCTCGGGGTGGAAGTGCGTCGTGGTCAGGTACAGCCGGCGGCCCTTCGCCACTTCGCGGGCGAAGGCAAGTACCTGCATCGCGTTGGCGGTGCCGATACCCGTGTCGACGACCAGGACGGCCTCGGTGCCGCCGACGACACCGATGTTGGGCACCAGGTCGACGTGGTCGTTCGGGATCACCAGCAGGTCGGGGGCGATCTCCCGGGCGCCGGAGACGCGCACGGCAGGATCGGTCAGCTCGGTCATGCCCCCGATTCCACCGCCGCCCGGGCGCGGCCGTCCAAGACCGGTTCGGTGGTGCCGATACCGGGCGAATATCGTCGCCGGTCATGGAGCTGCGCACGCTGCGGTACTTCGTCGCGGTCGCCGAGGAACTCCACTTCGGCCGGGCCGCCGCACGGCTGCACATGAGCCAGCCGCCGCTGAGCCGGGCGATCAAGCAGCTCGAAACCGACGTCGGGGCCGTCCTGCTGCTGCGGTCCGCCGCCGGCGTCACGCTCACCCCCGCCGGGACTGCGCTGCTGGCCGAGGCGCGGGCGCTGCTCGACCAGGCCGACCAGGCCCGCGTGCGCGTCGCCACGGCAGCGGGCGCGCCGACCCTCACGGTCGGCATCCTCGGCGACGGCGCCGACCCGGCCGCGAACCGGCTCGCCGACGCATACCGGCGGCAGCACCCGGACGTCGAAGTCCGCGTCCGCGACACCGACCTGACCGACCCGACCTGCGGACTGCGCGCGGGGCTGGTCGACGTCGCGCTGACCCGCGGGCCGTTCGACGAGACCGGCCTGACGGTGCACCAGTTGCGCGCCGATCCGGTGGGCGCGGTGCTGCGCGCGGACGACCCCCTCTCCGGCCGCGACCGGCTCGCGCTCGCCGACCTGGCCGGACGGCGCTGGTTCCGGTTCCCCGACGGCACCGACCCGGTCTGGCAGGCGTACTGGCACGGCGGCGAACCCCGCGAGGGGCCGGTCGTGCGGGCGGTCCAGGAGTGCCTGCAGGCGGTGCTCTGGAACGGCACGGTCGGGCTGATGCCGCTCGGTCACCGGCCGCCGGGGGAGCTGGTCGTGGTGCCGCTCGCCGGCCTGGCGCCGAGCCCCGTGGTGGTCGCCTGGAAGGACACCGGGCCGCTGGTCCGGTCGTTCGCGCAGCTCGCGGCGGCCGCCTACCGGGCCTGAGCGGCGGCGGGCAGCGTTCGGCGCCGCGTGCACGAGCTTGCCGAGGGGCGCTAGACCACCGGCGCGCGGCGGACGTCGTACAGATCCCAGTCCAGCTGCCAGAACGCGTCGATGCCGTGCTCGCGGATGTACTTCCGCTCGGTGTCGTGCACCGGGTAGCAGCCGGCGATGCTGATCGGCGGGCCGCCGATGTCGATGAGCGTGTACTGGTGCGCGTCGAGGGCCGCAGGCGCCGAAACGGCGAACGCGGTCATCGCCGACTCCGGCGCGATGGGCTGCCCGAAGTCGATGGTGTCGCCGTAGACGAACGGGCACGTACCCCGCAGCTGCTCGGCGAGGTAGCCGATGGCCAGCACCCAGACCGGGTCGTCGGACCGGACGCTGATC belongs to Amycolatopsis tolypomycina and includes:
- a CDS encoding GNAT family N-acetyltransferase, with the protein product MPTLHDATGPELTAAQLHDILRLRVDVFVVEQKAAYPELDGRDLLPDTRHLWFEEADAVLAYLRVLLDPGGIRRIGRVVTAAPARGAGLAARLMEAALTVPGEYVLDAQTYVQGFYARYGFVAEGAEYMDDDGIPHIRMRRRP
- a CDS encoding M15 family metallopeptidase translates to MRRRATAAWWAALALALAACSAEPPPPVPSAPRSTPTSAPTSTTIAAGTTTAPPPSPSALAVTWQVGARPLPRRPDGFGEIEPTPPELVNRALPTKDVLPPPAGGRYASTNTAVPADVLARSTWQPACPVKPGDLRYLTMSFWGFDGRAHTGEMLVNARGAAAITQVFGQLFAAHFPLEEMRVTSAGELTAPPTGDGNSTSAFVCRPARGQTTWSAHAFGLAVDVNPFCNPYTQGDLVLPELASAYVDRARKRPGMVLAGDATVRAFAAIGWSWGGNWRGPVDRMHFTATGH
- a CDS encoding 8-amino-7-oxononanoate synthase — protein: MTTPPTPPPDEVFDWLDAEAEKRANAGLVRQLRPRPAQADELDLAGNDYLGLARDKRVAGAAAAAALRWGAGATGSRLVTGSTELHTELELELARFCGAQAALVFSSGFAANLGAVTALSGSESAIVTDKYIHASLIEGCRLSRADVAAVAHSTPSAIKHALSTRRKPRALVVTDSVFSVDGDLAPLGELAGICREHGAALLVDDAHGFGVLGEGGRGAVHAAGLSGAPDVVTTLTLSKSLGAQGGAVVGPRRVIKHLVDTARSFIFDTALAPASAAAALAALHALKDEPGLAEKVIENAGNLAMSLKAAGLKASVPDAAVISVQAPSAETAVAWAAACAEQGIRVGCFRPPSVPDGISRLRLTARADLTEADVDRAVKVITATAPRGALA
- a CDS encoding mycothione reductase encodes the protein MPHYDLVIVGTGSGNSILGPGFAGKKTAIVEKGTFGGTCLNVGCIPTKMFVYAADVAYTPSHSSKYGVDEELKGVRWRDIRDRIFGRIDPIAEGGAEYRRSHEDNANVDVYEGSGRFTGHKELRVSFADGRPDEVLTADRFVLAAGGRPVIPEIPGLDTVDYHTSDTVMRLDELPERIVILGGGYIAAEFAHVFASFGVQVTLVNRSGRLLRSEDEDVSARFTELAAERFDVRLDRKTVRARRTEGGVALDLEGPQGAETVEGDVLLIATGRKPNSDLLDVAATGVTTMDSGHVVVDDYQQTAVDGIYALGDLSSPHELKHVANHEARVVQHNLLHPDERITADHRFVPHAVFTHPQVASVGLTEQKARELGVSYVVSKQDYAGIAYGWAMEDTTGFAKLLADPATGQLLGAHIIGPQASSVIQPLIQAMSFGLDARSMARGQYWIHPAMPELIENALLNLPLD
- a CDS encoding CGNR zinc finger domain-containing protein, which codes for MRAEFPEFRLGSVLATSFTATLTERQGDSVERIPTPERLVDWLAVSGLAVDSCTPAQHDLARELRESIHAVATAAAAGDPLPAAAVRVVNDRSGRGRAAAVLTPEGKRQWRIGGVEDALGVIAADAIEIVAGERDGKLALCASPTCRAAFFDTSQSRSRRWCEMNTCGNRQKKARFNAKKA
- a CDS encoding S1 family serine peptidase; translation: MSVKSRRSLLFASGALLAVAAIAVPVVVGTAAADSGAAGSGTQARIVGGERASLSDHPYAVYLTDAGGNQFCGAVIVSSTSVATAAHCAKAVAKQDIRVVAGREDKRTAEGQALGVSKVWVAPGYTDPTQGGDIAVLTVRGQFDYRPAKLPDANDARLYDKGTQATVLGWGRIADGGPRSDYLRSAQVPVVSDSECRADYNVYDQRTMVCAGYAEGGVDACQGDSGGPLVVGDTLIGIVSFGDGCAKANRPGVYTRVSEYADEVEAQARPRLLG
- a CDS encoding DEAD/DEAH box helicase, with amino-acid sequence MTVTFNSGHSSTSARAGRPDHKPRQRPAGGDMLRDDAVETVATKTFAQLGLPEPLLRALAEAGINQPFPIQSATIPDALAGRDVLGRAQTGSGKTLAFGLAMLARLDGGKARPKRPRALILVPTRELAMQVADSLTPLAKSLGLWCRTAVGGMAFARQADALSRGVDLLIATPGRLSDHVRQGTAHLGDCNFIALDEADQMADMGFMPQVREILDLTPPGGQRLLFSATLDGDVNRLVKQYLTDPVTHSVAPSTASVTTMDHHVLQVSHQDKQDVITQIGARDGRTIMFVRTKHHVDRLTERLREQGVHAAALHGGKTQGQRNRVLADFKDGLTPVLVATDVAARGIHVDDISLVLHVDPAADHKDYLHRAGRTARAGASGVVVTLATHDQRRMVRRLTDRAGVRAESTTVRPGDAELSRITGAQEPSGEPVVERRRENPRRGGGFRGDRGFGGGRGGERGGSHRGSHGDRDRGGERGGDRGGYRGGDREGRPGGFGGRARQPRSGNGGGYGRPSRGPRRGYDS